One Ahaetulla prasina isolate Xishuangbanna chromosome 1, ASM2864084v1, whole genome shotgun sequence DNA window includes the following coding sequences:
- the MRPS31 gene encoding small ribosomal subunit protein mS31, with amino-acid sequence MWRRSARVPGSLCALVRFGAPSEEVVVALHSKAHKFFSTTPAFCTKEDDQVSCTNTNVSPDKEQKKEVQRKKDLLQLIHGMKIELSTKKKIMENAQSRLLEDDEKSDQHVPELEAAASAVASSLPFDKQKTTSELLHLVKKHKEEMNAHRMADLSKIMASMKIRRKPIARKAFKASSEIACDEDEDGNMAHINEISRIKRKLYSEERLQIFTPKSEGAHETDSLAIPTIWDLEFAKTITANFSHPPQNGFEEMIQWTNEGKLWEFPINNEAGLENDGEFYEHIFLDKHLADFPKEGPIRHFMELVTCGLSKNPYLSVKQKVEHIQWFRDYFKEKEQLLKEIEAHEKEALVQIENISK; translated from the exons TAAAGCACACAAATTCTTTAGCACCACCCCTGCCTTCTGCACTAAGGAAGATGACCAAGTCAGCTGCACCAATACAAATGTTTCACCAGATAAGGAGCAGAAAAAAGAagtacaaagaaagaaagatttgctGCAATTAATCCATGGAATGAAAATAGAACTAAGTACCAAGAAGAAGATTATGGAGAATGCCCAAAGCAGATTGCTGgaagatgatgaaaaaag CGACCAACATGTTCCAGAATTGGAGGCAGCAGCCTCTGCTGTTGCATCTTCACTCCCTTTCGATAAACAAAAGACAACTTCTGAACTGTTGCATTTGGTAAAAAAGCACAAGGAAGAAATGAATGCGCATAGAATGGCCGACCTAAG caaGATTATGGCAAGCATGAAAATTAGAAGAAAACCTATTGCACGAAAAGCCTTCAAAGCATCCAGTGAAATTGCATGTGATGAAGATGAAGACGGCAATATGGCACATATTAATGAAATCAGTAGAATTAAAAG gaaaCTCTATTCTGAAGAAAGGCTACAGATTTTCACTCCTAAGTCAGAGGGAGCACATGAAACAG ACTCACTAGCAATACCAACAATTTGGGATCTGGAATTTGCCAAAACTATTACAGCCAACTTTTCACATCCACCACAGAATGGTTTTGAGGAGATGATACAGTGGACAAATGAGGGAAAACTTTGGGAGTTCCCAATTAACAATGAAGCTG GACTTGAAAATGATGGTGAATTTTATGAACATATATTTCTGGATAAGCATTTGGCAGACTTTCCTAAAGAAGGACCAATTCGCCACTTCATGGAACTTGTAACATGCGGACTTTCTAAAAATCCCTATTTAAGTGTGAAACAAAAGGTAGAACACATTCAATGGTTCCGGGATTAtttcaaggaaaaagaacagTTGCTTAAGGAAATTGAAGCCCATGAGAAGGAAGCCTTGGTTCAAATAGAGAATATATCGAAATGA